In Sebastes umbrosus isolate fSebUmb1 chromosome 15, fSebUmb1.pri, whole genome shotgun sequence, the genomic window gcattattatttgcactgttatatatgtatatataaatatatatacatatataactgAGAGTCCACATTTAtataacaacagtgcaaataatactgctgaaaaataggatgcaaataatataaatgcatgcatttacaaATATTTGCGATacaaaaatgcaagaatagtgtaaaataagaatattagtttaaatgttctgtataaataaatgcacaatgttaatgccggagtaaaccagattattgcacatctgaattattgcacaaaattattgtactgtattgcacagttgaaggtataataaattatggggtTATTATAGAAGGGGttaatacatgatccttactaCAATCTATGTACTTTATGTTGTTCAgttctgtatgacaataaagtagaataaatgaaatgtctaTCTTTTTTacaagtaaatgtttgtaccggtagtTGCATGGAACTGATATTGGAGCGTGTTTCATGACGAACACACTATGGCGTTGCATGTTGTCAGTAAGGGCAGCTGGTTAAGGCGGCATCGAAGCAGACTCGCTGTTGGAGGTCTTTATAACTCACTTCCACTCTCCGCTGATTGGTTAGGAATGGCACTTGGTATGACGGACCCTCCACGCGAACGTGCCTCCCTCTGAATACTGTCTCAGTGTCTTTATCTTCACATACTCCGTCTAATTTCTCCAAATGAACTTTAATTACAGTGAATAAATATCTGCACACATTTTCTGATCAGCATATAAAGATGAAACTGGATACAACAAATCTGGCAAACCTTCAACCTTAGAAAGTAAGACACGATCCACGATAGTAATGTCTCTTTGTAACCAACAGTGTCACGGTGCAGGGAGCACAACAGGCAGGAAGGACCTAGATTCAACAAAAAGGCTTACGAGCTGAGAGTCCAAGATGCAGAGATGACAAGATTCAACAAAGATATTTCATTAACAAAAAGGCTTACGAGCTGAGTCCAAGATGTAGGCAGGTAACAGGCAAACAAAACTCCATGACGAAAGACGATCCAACAAAGGAACTGAGGTGGTATGAATAGTGACTGACTAACTGGGAAAGTGAGAACAAGTTGAGGTGACTGCAGAACTCATTATGGTCAGGTGAAACTGCTCAGGGTGGGGCAGACGATCAAACAGGcgagaaacaaacaaagtcaggaagtaaaaccagacaaagacacaagaggagaggacTTTTAAACTAAAAACAGGATACAAACTAACAAAAGTCCAGGACCATGTCAAACagttaaaaatggattttgaTTTTCCAACTTTTGGTAAAACATTTTGAGAGTCAGTAGATTTACTTATAGTGATTCTTTATTAACCTTTATATCATCTAGTGAGTGAGGGGATATCAGAATCATATACAGTCATTATTTCATACTTGTCTTTGTTAATAGTGAGGCCAGGTGCAAGTGAAAACATTTCTGAGGCATCTATAACGATGGGAACTTGAAGCTTGATTTGAAGGAACAAACAGGTATCATCAGACAGCTGGCTAATGttacaacatatatatatatatatatatatatatatatatatatacacacacacacatatatactgtatatatacacaatgaAAACTGAAACAATTACACTGTTGGTTTAGAGGTGAAGAATGTCTCCTGACATCACATATGTTGTATTTTTAGAACCAACATTTAACACTTCATACATTCAACACTTTTCACACctgtaaatattaatattaatatatattattaatattattgtacaGACATTACATGTACCGTGGTTTAAATCCAAAACGGAATCTTTGTTGCATCCACCAGTTGTCTgtcatgtagagctgcaacgattagtcgactaatcgattaattgattgacagaaaaataatcacaaactATTTCGacaattgattattttttaagtaCTACAGTTAGTCAAATAGTATttatttcatgcaaaaatgttctggacaaaacaagacatttaaagacatcaccttggactgtgataaaactgggatggacattttttcactattttctgacagtttatagaccaaacgattaatctggaaaataatcggcagattaatcgataactaaaataatcgttagttgtcCGTCTGTTGAAGGAAGAAAAACTCACAGTCCTGAAGAAGCCAGCAGCTCTTCTTATTTCAAACATGCTATTGAATTCTCTGAGCTGCAGAGTACAAAGTGCAAAATGGAAAGTTCAGTATTTCTTCTTCTGCCGCTCTCGGTGAATCTTTTGTCTTCAAAACTGTAGCTTAAGGTTGTCCGCCTTGTGCATCTTCATGTGTTGATTCAGATTTGACTTTTGCCTGAATCCCTTTCCACAAAGGGAGCAGCTGTAGGGTAACTCTCCGCTGTGGATTTTCATGTGATTGTTCAAGATGCACTTCAGACGAAAAGCTTTGTGGCAGACGGAGCAGgggaaaggtttctctcctgagTGAACTCTCATGTGTTGGACTAATTCCCCATTGTATCTGAATCCTTTACTGCAAATGGAGCAGCTGATTGGTCTCTCTCCTGTATGAGTTCTCATGTGACTCTGGAGTCGGAAATTATGACCAAACTTTTTCccacacagagagcagtcaAACGTGTTCTCTCCTGTGTGACGTCTTGTGTGTTCCAGGTAGTGGTAGCGTTGAACAAAACCTTTaccacaaactgagcagctgaatgGTTTTTCTCCTGTGTGCAGTCTCATGTGGACTTTTAGAGAGTACTTTCGGGTAAAACTTTTACCACAAAAAGAGCAGCTAGCTGGTTTCTCAGCCCTTTCATCACTCACAGGGACTTTGTTATTATTCAGAGAGTTTAGACCTGTCTGAGGTTCTCTGATCTCCTTCCAATCATCACCACTGTCTTCTCTCTCAGGTTCAGAAGAGTCTCCACTCTTGTCTTCAGTATCAGGTTGTAAATGTCTatctggttctggtcctccacagtcctctccatcagcttctgtttccatcagttcagtttgtctttgatgaagctgtgaggactgaggttcctcttcatcatcttcactcttcacaggGACAGGAGTGAATGGGAACTTgatatcagcctcctccagcccttgaagctgctctcccttctgactggtccagagttcctcctgttcctctttaacgtgtgggggctctgggtcctcctggtccagactggagGATGGTTTCTCTCTTTTGTGGATTCTCATGTGTTTCAAAACAGCTCCTTCGAATCTAAAACGTCTCTTACAAACTGAACAGCTGTAAGGTTTCTCCCTTGTGTGAAGTGGCATGTGACGCATTAAGTATACCTTCTGAGAAAACCCTTTACCACAAACTGAGCAGTTaaaaggtttctctccagtgtgactCATCATGTGCACCTTCAGACTCGCCTTGTAGCTAAATCTTTTCCCACACTCAGAGCAGATATATGACGTAGTGTCAAGATAACGTTTCTCATCCCTGACTTCAGTCTCAGAAGAGTCTCCAGTCTTGTCATCAGTCTCTGGTTTTAAACATCTTTCCGGCCCTCTGTGAATGTCACTTCGAGTactagttttttttgtgtcactAATACAGGAAGTAGATGGTTTCTCTCTGATGTGAACTTTCATGTGTCTCCCAACATCTCCTCTATATTTAAAACGTTtcttacaaactgagcagctgaaagctttctcacctgtgtgtcGTGGCATGTGACGAATTAAGTTTGCCTTCTGATTAAATCTTCTACCACAAACTGTGCAACTAaatggtttctctccagtgtgaattaGCGTGTGTACCTTCAGATTTGTCTTGTTGCCAAATCTTTTCccacacacagagcagacaaatAAGTTCTGGTAAGTATTACATCTCTCATCACTGATGTCAGGTTCAAAGGCTTTTCCAGTCGTGTCATCAGTAtcaggttttaaatgtcttTCTAGTTCTTTACGAATGTCACTGTGAGTGTTAGTGTCGGTTGAGTCACTTTTGTGGACCCTCATGTGTCTCTCAATATATCCTTCGGATCTAAAACGTTTCTTACAAACTGGACAGCTGTAAGGTTTCCCTCTTGTGTGACGTGGCATGTGACGAATTAAGTTTGCCTTCTGAGTAAACCCTTTACCACAAATGGAGCAGGTAaatggtttctctccagtgtgaactcTCATGTGTACCTTCATATTTGTCTTGTTGCGACATATTCTACCACACTCCAAGCAGGTGTATGATTTCCTGCCAGTTTTACATCTCTCATCACTTGCTGCtacattattattttcctgAGAGTTTAAACCTGACTGAGGTTCTCTGCTCTCCGTCCCATCATTACAACTGCCTTCAATCTCGGCTACAGAGAATTCTGAAGTCTCTTCATCAGGAGTGTTAGTAACTGCTGTGTCACTAACACAGGAAGTAGACGGTCTCCCTCCTGTGTGAGATGTCATGTGATGCATTAAATTTGCCCACAGAGAAAATCTTTCACCACAAACTGAGCAGGTAAATGGTTTCTCTCCTTTGGGAGCTGTCATGTGTCTCGCATCACTAGGTGATACATTGTTATTTAACAGAGAGTTTAAACCTGACTGAGGTTCACTGTGAGTGccagttttttttgtgtcactAACACAGGAAGTAGATGGTTTCTCTCTGGTGTGGAGTTTCATGTGTCTCCCAACATCTCCTCTATATTTAAAACGTTtcttacaaactgagcagctgaaagctttctcacctgtgtgtcGTGGCATGTGACGAATTAAGTTTGTCTTCTGATTAAATTTTCTACCACAAACTGCACAACTAaatggtttctctccagtgtgaattaGCGTGTGAACCCTCAGATGTGTCCTAGAAGGAAATCTTTTCccacactcagagcagctgaatgGTTTCTTGCGAGTATTACATCTTTCATCACTCACATCAATCATGTTATTTTTCAGAGTTGACTGAGGATCTTTGGTCTCCTCCCAATCATCATCATTGTCTTCTCTCACAGGTTCAGAAGAGTCTCCAGTCTTGTCTTCAGTCTCTGGTTGTAAATATCTatcagcttctgtttccatctgtttAGTTGAACTGCTGGCTGGAggctctgcctctctgttctcctcagtTTGAgtttgatgaagctgtgaggactGATGACCAACACATTTATGTCTTTTTAGCTGTTTATACCAAGCGAATCTTTTGtcacaaacactgcagctgaatcttttctcctctgtgtgAGTTCTCGTGTGTTTCTTTAAACTTCCACTTTGTGTAAAAGATTTCctacaaactgagcagctgtaAGGTTTTTCTCCTGTATGACATCTCATGTGTCTCTTCAGACATGACTTGGTGGCAAATCGTTTCCCACACTCAGAGCAGCTAAATGGTTTCTCACCAGTACTACATCTCAAATCACTGACAGGGACTTCATCATTAATCACAGAGTTTAAACCTGACTGAGGTTCTATGGTCTCCTCCCAGTCACCATCACTGACGTCAGTCTCAGAGGACACTCCAGTCTTGTCATCAGTATCTGCTTCTGGATGTTTATCTGGATCTGAGTTCttggctggttctggtcctccacagtcctctccatcagcttctgtttccatctgttcagtCTGTGAGGACTGAGGTTTCTCTTCACCATCTTCACTCTTCACATGTACAGGAGTAAATGGGAACTTGGTgatatcagcctcctccagccctcgaagctgctctccctcctgactgctCCAGacttcctcctgttcctcttctTTAATGTGTGGAGGCTCTGGGTCCTCCTGGTTCAACAGCTGCTGGACGTCTGCAGGACAGAAAGAAGTACAGACACATTACTGACCAACAACTCAAACTAAATTCAAAccagtaataataatgagtaCAAACAGTCAGATGTAGTTCGTATTGTCATAAATAGTGACGACATTCAGCAGTTTAGGAAGTTCAGCTGATGAACAACTGAACTGTAAACAAACTGCTGGTAAATGAAGTCTCGGATTAATAT contains:
- the LOC119503730 gene encoding zinc finger protein 585A-like isoform X3; this encodes METEADGEDCGGPEPAKNSDPDKHPEADTDDKTGVSSETDVSDGDWEETIEPQSGLNSVINDEVPVSDLRCSTGEKPFSCSECGKRFATKSCLKRHMRCHTGEKPYSCSVCRKSFTQSGSLKKHTRTHTEEKRFSCSVCDKRFAWYKQLKRHKCVGHQSSQLHQTQTEENREAEPPASSSTKQMETEADRYLQPETEDKTGDSSEPVREDNDDDWEETKDPQSTLKNNMIDVSDERCNTRKKPFSCSECGKRFPSRTHLRVHTLIHTGEKPFSCAVCGRKFNQKTNLIRHMPRHTGEKAFSCSVCKKRFKYRGDVGRHMKLHTREKPSTSCVSDTKKTGTHSEPQSGLNSLLNNNVSPSDARHMTAPKGEKPFTCSVCGERFSLWANLMHHMTSHTGGRPSTSCVSDTAVTNTPDEETSEFSVAEIEGSCNDGTESREPQSGLNSQENNNVAASDERCKTGRKSYTCLECGRICRNKTNMKVHMRVHTGEKPFTCSICGKGFTQKANLIRHMPRHTRGKPYSCPVCKKRFRSEGYIERHMRVHKSDSTDTNTHSDIRKELERHLKPDTDDTTGKAFEPDISDERCNTYQNLFVCSVCGKRFGNKTNLKVHTLIHTGEKPFSCTVCGRRFNQKANLIRHMPRHTGEKAFSCSVCKKRFKYRGDVGRHMKVHIREKPSTSCISDTKKTSTRSDIHRGPERCLKPETDDKTGDSSETEVRDEKRYLDTTSYICSECGKRFSYKASLKVHMMSHTGEKPFNCSVCGKGFSQKVYLMRHMPLHTREKPYSCSVCKRRFRFEGAVLKHMRIHKREKPSSSLDQEDPEPPHVKEEQEELWTSQKGEQLQGLEEADIKFPFTPVPVKSEDDEEEPQSSQLHQRQTELMETEADGEDCGGPEPDRHLQPDTEDKSGDSSEPEREDSGDDWKEIREPQTGLNSLNNNKVPVSDERAEKPASCSFCGKSFTRKYSLKVHMRLHTGEKPFSCSVCGKGFVQRYHYLEHTRRHTGENTFDCSLCGKKFGHNFRLQSHMRTHTGERPISCSICSKGFRYNGELVQHMRVHSGEKPFPCSVCHKAFRLKCILNNHMKIHSGELPYSCSLCGKGFRQKSNLNQHMKMHKADNLKLQF